The sequence CGAACCCATTCCCGCTCGCGATGGCTTATATTGCTGTCGCACCCTTTCGCGCCGGACGCTCGTCGACCGGCCCTTTCATTTCATCGCGGCCCCAGGCCGTTCGGAGGATATGATGCGTACGATCATCCGTTTGTCCATTGCCCTTGCGCTGTGCGCTTTGGGCGCGCAGGCGCAATTGAAAGACGGCAGCCTGAGCATCAAGGGCGGCGAAACCTTCACGGTGGGCCAGAAGGTCACGGTGACCTTGACGCAGACGAAGCCGGGCACCGGAACCAGGGCGGGAAAGTACGACTTTTATATTTCCGTCAACGGGGGAACTTCCTGGACGGAAATGATCGGGAACTGGCAGGGGCCGACGGGGGACAATGCCACCGTCACTTGGGATTGGAACGTGACCCAAAAGCCCACCACGACCGGGGTCTTTCGCGCCTGCCTGTTGTCGGGCGGGGAATGCACGGACCCGACCTACACCTTGAAGAGCGGGAACTTCACCATCGCCGCTTCCACCGCCCTCGCTCCCCGGGCGGCCGAATCCGCGGGCAAGGTGGAATTCCAAACCGCCACCGGCGGCTTGGCCATCGGTTTCTTCTTGGCGAAGCCGGCCCGGGTCACCCTGCAAGCCTTCGATTCCGAGGGCCGCCTGTTGGCCGTCTTGCTGGATGGCGATCACGCCGCCGGCGATCATTCCCTTTCCCTCTTCTCCAACCGCCTTCAGGCCATGCATGGATCGGTGGCCTTCAAGTTGGCATGGGGCGGCGCATCGTTGACCCGTTCATTCGTTCTGCCCTGAAGGTTCCGATCGCAAGGGGCTCGCTGCGGCGAGCCAAAGGCGTTAGCTAATATTCCCCCATGCCCTCCCGCCAACCTCCGTCCTTGTTGGTCTATACCCAGACCGCCGGCTATCGGCATGGATGCATCCCTAAAGCCATCGCGGCCGTGCGCCGCTTGGGCCGGGAGAACGGATTCGCCGTGGTCGCCACCGAGGATCCCGCCCGCATCCGGCGGGGATTCCTGAAGGACTTCGGCGCCTTGGCCTTCGTGAACACCTCGGGCGAGGTGCTCGACCCCGCGGGGCGGAAGGCCGTGCGGGCCTTCGTGGAGGCGGGCGGCGGCTTCGCGGGGGTGCATTCCGCCTGCGATACCGGATACGCATGGCCTTGGTACGGGGGCCTGGTCGGCGCCTGGTTCCAGTCCCATCCCCTGCAACGGCAGAACGCCATGGTGCGCGTCGAGGACAGGGGGCATCCTTCCACGCGGGGTCTGCCGAAGCATTGGAAGCGTTGGGATGAATGGTACGATTACCGCGCGAATCCGCGGCCGCACGTGCGCGTGCTGGCGCGCTTGGATGAGGCCACCTACAAGGGCGGGAAAATGGGAAAGGATCATCCCATCATGTGGTGCCATGAAAACGCGGGCGGCCGCAGTTGGTATACGGGTTTGGGCCATACCGGACGCGCTTTCTCCGATCCCTTGTTCTTGCGGCATCTCCGGGGCGGCCTGCTGTGGGCTTTGGGCCTCGCCTGATGCGCCTATCGGCCTTGAGCTTGCTCCACTTCCGCAATTTCGCGGAGCAGGAAGCGGAGTTCAGCCCCGGCCTCAATCTGCTCACGGGCCCCAACGGCCATGGGAAGACCAATCTTTTGGAAGCGATCCATTACGGCTGCCTGGCCCATTCCCAGCGCACGCGTAAAGACAAGGAACTCATCCGCTGGGGCGCCTCCGCTTTCGTGCTGCGCCTGACCGGCGAGATCGGCGGGCTTCCCCATGCGCAATCGGTGCAATATTCCGAGACCGGCCACAAGCGGGTCAAGGTGGACGGGCGCGAAAGCAAGCGGTTGTCCGATCTGCTCGGGAACTTCTCCGTGGTCGCCTTCAGCCCGGAAGATCTGGACCTGGTGCGGGGCGGCCCCCAGTTACGCCGGCGTTACCTGGACGTGCTGCTCTGCCAATTCTCCCGCGATTACCTGGAGGCCCTGCGGCATTACAACGGCGCCCTGAAGCAGCGGAACAGCCTTTTGAAGCAGATGGGCGGCCGGCGGGGAGGCGGCCCCGGGCCCGCGGGGGAGGCTTTAGAAGCGGTGGGCGAGGAAGGCTCCGACAGCGAGACCGGCGACGAGGGCTTGGCCGAAGCCCCGTCCCGCTATGGCTCCGACGTGCTCGACGCTTACGACGGTCCGCTGGTCGAATATGGCGCCCGCATCACCCTGCTGCGCCGGCGCGCCTTGGCCGAACTGGTTCCCCTCGCGGCGGAGAATTATCGCTTCATCTCGGACGCTGGGGAAGAACTTTCCCTAAGGCTGGCGGGCAGCGTTTCGCCGGCCGAAGAGGAAGCCGAATTGAAGGCCGCTTTCCGTCGCAAGCTCCTTTCCCTGCGCGGCGCCGAACGCGAAACGGGCCAAACCCTGGCCGGTCCCCACCGCGAGGATCTGGCCATCGACCTGGCGGGCCGCCCCGCGCGCGACTTCGGATCGCAGGGCCAGAAACGATCGGTGGCCCTGTCCCTGAAGCTCGCCTCGGCCAGCCTGCTCGAAGCCAAACAGGGATCTCCGCCCATCCTCTTGCTCGACGACGTGTTCGCCGAACTCGATGAAACCCGGCGCCGGCGCATCGGCGATCGGGTGCGGGAGAAAGGCCAGGTTTTCATCGCCAATCCGCGCGCGGCCGACCTCCCTTTCGAGCCCGAAAAAACCCTCCACGTACGCCAGGGGACCCTCTCCTGAAGGCCAATATTCACGGGGGCTCCAAGGCCCCGTGAATTCGACGGTTAGGGTGGATTTTTCTACTATTGGAATACGATTTTCCGGTTCGCTTTTCGCTTCCTGATGGGGCGGAGAACGGGTGGAGAACGGGCCTTCGCAAATGGTATCCGGCAGGGTGGAAAAGATATTGGAATCCAAGCGCGAACAGCTCCCTTCCGGCAACGCCCGAAGCCATCGCGGCCCTCGTATTTCAGGCAAAGGCCGGCCCTTCTCGGGCATTTCCCAAGTGCTGGGGAACGTTCTGGACCAAGCCGGCCTGGGGTTCCTCGCGTACGAAGAGAAACTGCGGCAACACTGGGCCGAACTGATGGGGCCGCGGGCCGCCGCCATCGCCAAGCTGGAGAGCCTGAAGGGCTGGACCCTGCGCGTGCGGGTCGAGAGCGCCACCTGGCGCAATGAATTGCACTTCCAGAAGGACGCCCTGCGTAAACGGGCCAATGAGCTTCTAGGCGCCGAACTGGTACGAGAAATTCAACTGATGTAGGGCTTCCGCCCGGGCCCGACCCACGGTCGCGCCGGGCGGGGACAAGCCGCCGCATCGTTCCGAGAGGATGAACGTGGAAGAGAACAAGACGACCGCCGCGCCCGAGCGCAAGTACGAAGCCAGCGATATCACGGTCCTCGAGGGCCTGGAGGCGGTGCGCAAGCGGCCCGCCATGTACATCGGCTCGACGGACGGGCGGGGCCTGCACCACCTTGTCTACGAAGTGGTGGACAATTCCGTCGATGAGGCGCTGGCGGGCCATTGCTCGCGCATCGACGTCGTCATTTCCGCCGACAACGGCATCAGCGTGGTGGATAACGGCCGCGGCATCCCCACCGACATCCATCCCACCGAAGGCATCGGCACGGTGGAATTGGTCATGACCAAGCTGCATGCGGGCGGCAAGTTCAATCACGACACCTACAAGGTCTCGGCGGGCTTGCACGGCGTGGGCGTATCCTGCGTGAACGGCCTCTCTTCCGAGCTTCGCGTCATGGTCTACCGGGACGGGAAAATCTTCGAGCAGACCTTCCATCGCGGCGCGCCTAAGGCCCCCGGCGTTTTCACCGGGACCACCGATCGCCAAGGCACCACGATCTTCTTCCAGCCCGATGCCACGATTTTCACCGATCTGGTCTACAACTTCGACACGCTATCTTCGCGCCTGCGGGAACTGGCCTTCCTGAACAAGGGCCTGACCATCACCATCAGGGACGAGCGCGAGGAAGGCAAGTACCACGAGTTCCATTTCCCCGGGGGCGTTTCCGCCTTCATCGAATACATGGATCACAACAAGAAGCCCTTGATGGACAAGCCCGTCCACATCCTCAAGGAGCAGGAGAACACCCCGGTCGAAATCGCCTTCCGCTACAACGAAGGCTATACCGAGAGCCTGTTCAGCTTCGTCAACAACGTGAACACCGTCGACGGCGGCACCCACGTGGTGGGCTTCAAGTCGGCCCTGACCCGCGTCATCAACAACAAGGCCAAGGATTTCCTGCCCAAGGCCAAGAAGGAAGGCATCGACCTGACCGGCGAGGACGTGCGCGAAGGCCTTACCGCGGTCGTATCGGTGAAGGTGTTCGATCCCCAATTCGAGGGGCAGACCAAGCACAAGCTGGGCAACCACGAGGTGAAGGGCATCGTCGAGACGGCGGTGTTCGACATGATCACCAACTTCTTCGAAGAGAATCCCGCCATCGCGCGGAAGATCATCGAGAAGGTGTACAACGCGGCGGTGGCCCGCGAGGCCGCCCGCAAGGCACGCCAATTGGCCCGGCGCAAGAGCGCCCTGGAAGGCGGCGGCCTGCCCGGCAAACTCGCCGACTGCTCTTCGCGAGATCCCCGTCTTTGCGAACTCTACCTGGTCGAGGGCGATTCCGCCGGCGGTAGCGCCAAGCAAGGGCGCGATCGCGGCTTCCAGGCCATCCTGCCCTTGAAGGGCAAGATCCTCAACGTGGAGAAAGCGCGCATGGACAAGATCCTCGGCAACGAGGAAATCTCGACCATGGTGCAGGCCATCGGCACGGGCCTGGGCGAAGAGACTTTCAACGTCGACAAGCTGCGCTACCACAAGATCATCATCATGACCGATGCCGACGTGGACGGATCGCATATCCAGACCTTGCTCCTGACCTTCTTCTGCCGCTACATGAAGGAACTCATCGAGCAGGGCGTCCTCTACCTGGCGCAACCGCCGCTTTACAAGATCAAGGCCGGCAAGATCGAGCGCTACGCCTTCAACGAGCAGGAGCGGGATCAGATCCTCTCCGAGATCGGGGACAAGAAGGGCATCTACATCCAGCGCTACAAGGGCTTGGGCGAAATGAACCCCGAGCAATTGTCGGTGACCACCATGAATCCGGCCAACCGGATCCTGAAGCGGGTGACCATGGAGGACGTGGTGGAAGCGGATCAGATCTTCACCATGCTGATGGGCGAAGAAGTGGAACCGCGCCGCAAGTTCATAGAAGAGAACGCTTATCTGGTGAAGGAATTGGACGTTTAAAGGCTCCGAGGGCCCCTTTCGGGGCCGCGAATTCGCACACCAATTTGGTTGGTGTTCCGGTATATTCCCAAAGCCGGAGGATAGCCCGAATCCGGCGGATGTTCGATGAAGCGGCATCCAAACGATGAAGGATGACCCATGCCGTACGCGATCCTGGCCTTATCCATCCTGTTCTTTTCATCCATAAGCGCGCAACCGATCAAGGGATATGGCGTCGATTCCCTGGTTTTGCGGGAGATCGCCGATTCCCTCCACGTTCCCATCACTACCAATACGGCGTGGGTGGAAGGCGGACGCGTCACCCGGCTTTCGATTTTCTATGGAAACCAACATGGGGCCATTCCACCGGCCTTGGGAAGATTGGACAGCCTGCATTACCTTTTCATGGGCATCACCCGGGTGACCAGCCTGCCCCGGGAAATCGGCCTTCTGAAGCGCATGGATACCATCGATATCGGATCGTCCCTGATTGGGCCGGCCCTTCCCGAAGAGATCGGCGATTTACCCAATCTGCGCTACTTGAACGTATCGGTGTGCAGTTCGCTCAAATCGCTTCCGAAATCCCTCATGCGATTGAAAAAGCTGGAGTTCGTGAACTTCAGTCTCGATTCCATCTGCGGCGTAGACGATTCGCTGCGCAATTGGATCCTTGCGATAAACCCTAAGGCCTTGGACAATCAAGGTGAATGCGCGGCCACGGGGATTCGGGACGGGAAGTCTTTCCACGGGAATAATCCCCTTCGCAAGTTGGCTCCGGGCGAACGTTCCGGGCCTAACCGGGATCCGCAAGGAAAGATCCGCTATTATTCCCCGGCGGGCCGGCGCTTGCGGACGGAAAAAGCCGGTCCTGGCGTCTAAAGTACCATGAGCAAGCCCCGCCTGATGCGACAACGCTTCCCGATCTCCTTCGCTCTCGCCGCCCTCTTCGCCTTCAATGCCGCCATGCCCGTCTTCGCCGACGGTACGGCGGCCCTCGATCTGCCGCCCATGCGGTCTACCGCTCCCGGCATCGCTTCCCTTCCCGCCGGTCTCCTTCCGACCGATGCCGTTCCCATCGGTCCTTCCGAGGCGCGACTGCGCGCCGCCTTCCCCGATCGAAAACTGCAACGCATGGACCCGGAAGACTTCCAGGCCTTGGTAAGCGCCCATGCCGGAGAAGGGCGGCTGTTAAGCGGGATCGAATTGGCGGCCGTAATGGATCGCCACCCGACCACCACCACCGGAACGCCTTGCGATACCCTCGCCTCCCTGGCGCGCTCGCGCTGCCTCGATTCCCTCGCGCGCAACAGGGAAGCCCGGCCCGTGGAAGCGACTCCCGATTCGCAAGCGGTGTTCGGAAATCCTCCGGCCGTGGGGCAGGATCAGAATCAGAGCGATGCCAGCGCCGTCGACAAGGAGGAGGCCAAGGGCTGGTTCTACAATCTGTTCGTCGATCTCCATAACGGCGGCTCCAGGAGCGGGGGCCTGGATGCGCATGATTGGGCCGTTCTGTTCTTCGTGGTGATCGGGTTCGTGGTGGTCGGCGCCTTCATCATCTACGGCGTGGAAACCTTGGCGGAAATAGCCCTCAACCAGGATCATTATCCCCTCTTCCAGGAAGCGGGCCTGCGCCTTTCCTATTCCGGCGAAGCGTGGCAGGACGGGGTGGGAACCGATCTGTACCGCGACGCCTATCTGGCGGGCTTGCGCTACGCCATCGGGTTCGACCGGCCCGGCGCCGATGTCGGGCTGGCTCTCGAAGGCGGCTACATCGATATCCATCTTCGCCCCGCGGAGGGCCCGGGGAATGCCTTCGATTTCCGGGGCGCTTACTTCGTGGCCGGCCCGATTCTCCGTTTCGGCAGCTTCGATCCCGCCTGCTTCAGCCTGGAATTCCTGAACGGCACGTCGAACCATCCTTCCATCGGTTGGATCAGCAAGGCGCGCATGTCCCTGCAATTCCGGATGGGGCGGCATCAGGCGATCGGCGCCGATTTGGGCGCGGTCTTCTACGACTTGGCCTTCTTGGATGGCCTGGCCTGGCGGCACGGCAATCTGAACCGCGACCTGAGCTTGATCGGCGGGTTGGATTTCGGCTGGGAATTCTGAGCGGACGCCGGCCGCGCGGCCAGCCGCAGCCGAGCCGCCATCCTGTCAGGGTCCCTTTGGATACGCTTAGCGGCGGTACCATTTCGGCCCCCGGAAGGGCGTGGCCTCCCCGATCGATTGCATGGCTTGATCGAAAGCCTTCATCCAATCCCGGCCCTTCAGCTGGCCGCGGTACTCCAGCTTGGTCGTGAAGGGGCCTTGGGCGATGGCGCGGCCTTTGGAATAATCCCAAAGCAGGTACCAGCCCTGCAGGAGGATCCGGCTTTTCGTAATCGATCCGCCGAACTGGAAAGCTTGGAGTTCCTCTTCTTGCAGGGAGGCCTTAAGCGGCCCCACGCATAAGACGAGATCGGCTTTGATGCCATGCTCCTCCAGCCAGCCGCTGTCGGGGGCGGAATAGGTATGCATAGGCTGTCCGTGGCTGGTCGGCACGGTGAGGCGGACGCGCCGGCCTGTGGGCGCGGGCGGGACCGAGTCGGGCACCCTTATCGGCAGCACGTAGTCCACGGCGGGAGCGAAGCCGGACCAGAAGGCATTCCCGAACTCCCGCGTCAGCACGGACCGGGAATTCTCTCCGGGCGGGCCAGGAAATTCATGGAGCAAAGAGTAGTCGAGGGCCGGGGCGCTCCCCAAAGTTGTCGAACCCGAATCGGGTAAGATGACCGCCAAGGTCCTACCGGCATAGTCGCTCCCCGCTGGGCCGCCCTGCGCGGGTTCTTGCCGGCGCTCGCCGGCGCAACCGCAAAAGACGATGACGGCGCCGGCGATCAGCGGGAAAGAGGAACGGAAAAGGACTTGCATTTCGCAAACATAACTTCCGCCCGCCGCGCCTCGCGCCGCGGCTACCTCGGCAAGGCCCGGTCCTTCGGCAACTTGGAAACGATCCACTACTTCCTCGCGTCGCGATGTCAAAGAACCCTCAAGCGCGTTGCCGTTTTTGGCGGCGCTCCGGCCTCTTGGGAAGGCAGGGGTTTTTGAAGTCTAAGCCGTTGATATGGAACTGGATCCGCGAAATCGGGCGCTGGTAGAATAGCCTTTGCCAACGCGCCAAACGATTCGGGGAATATGTTCAAACGCCATTCGGACGAAGACCTCTCCTTGCCCGCCAACGACTGGACCTCGGGGCTTGCCTCCGGGCCCGCCATGCCGGGCTTCCTCAGCCTGCGCCGCATCCTGCAACGGGACCTGCCCGATCCGGAGGGCCTGTCCGAAGCGCGGGTCATCTCCACGCTCAACGCCGTGGAGTTGGAATTGCTCGAGCACGGCATCAAGGTGGACTTCCTGGATACCCTGCCCGCGCGCGTCGCCTATCGCGGCATCCTGCAAATGCTGGATACCCCCATCGAGGCCGCGTCCTCGCCTTACGCCGTCACCCACCTGGACGGCTGCGATAGCGCATGCGAATCCTGCTTCCAGTTGGCCCATTGCTCCGTGGCCCGGGAAATCCTGGGGTCCGAATGGCGCGCCGCCGTCGACCAGGCGGGCATCAATCCCTCCTGGTCCGCCTTATTTGCCGCGGAAGAAGAGGATTAAGAGCCCGTATTGGCCTCGTCGCCCCTAATATCGGGGGCGCTTACCTCCCTGCCCCCCTTTCCCCTCACCCCCATCGTTTTTACCTTTCGCCACTTGGCCTCGGCCGTCCGGGGTGTTTTTTCGTATGGATTGGACCCAAGATGTCGAATCGCGTGGTAGTGGGCGCCCAATGGGGCGATGAAGGCAAAGCCAAGATCGTGGACTTCCTGACCGAGGAGGCCGATCTCGTCATCCGCTTCCAGGGCGGGGCCAATGCGGGGCATACCGTCGAGGTGGGCGATCAGAAGTTCATCTTCCACCTGATCCCGGCCGGCATCATGCATCCAGGCAAGCAATGCGTGATCGGCAACGGCGTGGTGCTAGACCCCGCCCAGGTTCTGAACGAGATCGACGAGGTGCGGGCCAAGGGCATCGACATGGACGGGCGCCTGTGGATCGCGGAGAACGCGCAGGTCGTATTGCCTTATCACAAGGTGATGGATCAGCTGAAGGAGAAAGCCGCCGGGGCTGCCGCCATCGGCACCACCGGCCGCGGCATCGGGCCGGCCTATTACGATAAGGTCAACCGCAGCGGTATCCGCGTAGCCGATTTGCTGGAAGAGGACGGCCTGCGGGCCCAACTCATCAAGCAAGTGGCCGCCCATAACGAGATCATCCAGAAGCTTTACGGCGGGCAGGCCCTCTCCCTGGACGCCATCTTCGAAGACTACCGTTCCCTGGGCAAGCGCCTCAAACCCTACGTCGCCGACACCGTCGCCATCGTCAATTCGGCCTTAAGGCAGAAGAAGCGCCTCATCTTCGAAGGCGCCCAGGGCACCGTTCTCGACGTGGACCATGGCACCTACCCTTTCGTGACCTCGTCCAACACCGTGGCCGCCGCGGCCTGCATCGGCTCCGGCGTAGGCCCCACCGCCATCGATCAGGTCATCGGCGTGGTCAAAGCCTATACCACGCGAGTCGGCAACGGCCCGTTCCCCACCGAAGAGATCGGCGACGTGGGCAAGGAGCTGCGCCTGATTGGGCATGAATACGGCGCCACCACCGGCCGCGAACGCCGCTGCGGTTGGTTCGACGCGGTGCTGGTGCGACGCGCCGCCATGGTCAACGGCCTCACCCATCTGGCCATCACCAAGATGGACGTGATGGACGGCTTCGACGAGATCAAGGTGTGCATCGCCTACGAAATCGACGGGCGCCGCATCGAGCAGTTCCCTTCCCAGATCTCGGTCCTGGAAAAGGTGAAGCCCGTTTACGAAACCTTGCCGGGCTGGAAGGCCCCCACGGTGGGCGTGACCGAGTGGCAGGCCCTGCCGGCGAAAGCCAAGCAGTATCTGGAGCGGGTCGCGGGGCTGCTGGATGTGCCCATCGGGCTCATCTCCTTGGGGCCGAAGCGGCATCAAACGGTACGGATGGAGATGTAGTGGCCGGATCGTCCGGCCCCTCCTGGATTTTTTCACGCGGGAGACGCGCGACATGGCACTGAAAAACGAACTCCTCCGGGGCGTCGATCTCTTCTCCGCCCTCGACGATGCCCAAGTGGACACCCTGGCCTCGATGATCATCGAGAAGGGATTCAAGAAGGGCGAGATCATCCTCATGGAGGATGACGACACCAGCCAAAGCCTGTTCATCATCGCCAAGGGCGAGGTGAAAGTGGTGCTGACCGCCGAGGACGGGCGCGAGGCCATTCTGGCTTCCTTGAAGGAGGGCGACTTCTTCGGGGAGATGTCCCTTTTGGACGGCGAGCCGCGTTCGGCCACGGTACGCGCGGTGGAAGACTCCCGCCTCCTCACCATCCGCCGCGAGGACTTCCTTTCCGCGTTGCGCAAACAGCCCGATCTGGCCCTGACCCTGCTCGGCGAAATGTCCAAGCGCCTGCGCCGGTCCAACCGCCAAATCAGTTCCCTGGCCCTGATGCGCGTCTACGGCCGCGTGGCCGCCACCCTTCTGCAGCTGATGGAAGAGCGCGGGATGCGCACCAAATCCAAGGACGGCCAAAGCATCATCGTGGTGAAGGACAGGCCCACCCAGCAATTCATCGCCGACATGTCTGGTACCACTCGGGAAACCGTTTCCCGGGTGCTGAATTACTTCCAGAAAAAAGGGTATATTGTCCTCGACGGAAAGGACCTCCTCATCTTGCAGGAGGAGGAACTTAAAACCTGACCTTCCTCACCTGAAAGGGACCTCCTCGCCGGTGCTGGCCCGCTTCTTTTCCAGGCCCTTCTTCCTCGCGGTTCTACTGTGGGGATTCGTCGGCGTCGTCCTATACCTCCTCATCAACCTGCTGGTCATGCCCTACATGGCGGGCAAATTCAAGGGCACGGTCAAGGTGCCCGCCTTGGTTCGCTTGCCCCCCGACCAGGCGAAGTCTATACTGGATAAAAACGAGCTGATCTACATGCTGGATTCCACCGGCGATTACTCCACCGACGTCGCCGCCGGCCGCATCCTGACCCAGTATCCGGAGGCGGGGACCGAGGTCAAGCACGGCCGCCGCATCTGGGTCAAGATCAGCAAAGGGTTGAAGAGCGTGGAACTGCCCGCCCTGCGCGGCCTGTCCATGCGCCAAGCGGAGATCACCTTGCAGCAATTGGGCCTGAAAGTGGGTCGGGTACGGGAGGTCCGCAATACGACCATCCCCGCGGGCGCGGTAATCGGGACTTCTCCCGCCAAGGGCGCGAATCTGGAGAAGGGCCGCGAGGTCAACATCG is a genomic window of Fibrobacterota bacterium containing:
- a CDS encoding ThuA domain-containing protein, which gives rise to MPSRQPPSLLVYTQTAGYRHGCIPKAIAAVRRLGRENGFAVVATEDPARIRRGFLKDFGALAFVNTSGEVLDPAGRKAVRAFVEAGGGFAGVHSACDTGYAWPWYGGLVGAWFQSHPLQRQNAMVRVEDRGHPSTRGLPKHWKRWDEWYDYRANPRPHVRVLARLDEATYKGGKMGKDHPIMWCHENAGGRSWYTGLGHTGRAFSDPLFLRHLRGGLLWALGLA
- the recF gene encoding DNA replication/repair protein RecF; this encodes MRLSALSLLHFRNFAEQEAEFSPGLNLLTGPNGHGKTNLLEAIHYGCLAHSQRTRKDKELIRWGASAFVLRLTGEIGGLPHAQSVQYSETGHKRVKVDGRESKRLSDLLGNFSVVAFSPEDLDLVRGGPQLRRRYLDVLLCQFSRDYLEALRHYNGALKQRNSLLKQMGGRRGGGPGPAGEALEAVGEEGSDSETGDEGLAEAPSRYGSDVLDAYDGPLVEYGARITLLRRRALAELVPLAAENYRFISDAGEELSLRLAGSVSPAEEEAELKAAFRRKLLSLRGAERETGQTLAGPHREDLAIDLAGRPARDFGSQGQKRSVALSLKLASASLLEAKQGSPPILLLDDVFAELDETRRRRIGDRVREKGQVFIANPRAADLPFEPEKTLHVRQGTLS
- a CDS encoding DUF721 domain-containing protein, encoding MVSGRVEKILESKREQLPSGNARSHRGPRISGKGRPFSGISQVLGNVLDQAGLGFLAYEEKLRQHWAELMGPRAAAIAKLESLKGWTLRVRVESATWRNELHFQKDALRKRANELLGAELVREIQLM
- the gyrB gene encoding DNA topoisomerase (ATP-hydrolyzing) subunit B; protein product: MNVEENKTTAAPERKYEASDITVLEGLEAVRKRPAMYIGSTDGRGLHHLVYEVVDNSVDEALAGHCSRIDVVISADNGISVVDNGRGIPTDIHPTEGIGTVELVMTKLHAGGKFNHDTYKVSAGLHGVGVSCVNGLSSELRVMVYRDGKIFEQTFHRGAPKAPGVFTGTTDRQGTTIFFQPDATIFTDLVYNFDTLSSRLRELAFLNKGLTITIRDEREEGKYHEFHFPGGVSAFIEYMDHNKKPLMDKPVHILKEQENTPVEIAFRYNEGYTESLFSFVNNVNTVDGGTHVVGFKSALTRVINNKAKDFLPKAKKEGIDLTGEDVREGLTAVVSVKVFDPQFEGQTKHKLGNHEVKGIVETAVFDMITNFFEENPAIARKIIEKVYNAAVAREAARKARQLARRKSALEGGGLPGKLADCSSRDPRLCELYLVEGDSAGGSAKQGRDRGFQAILPLKGKILNVEKARMDKILGNEEISTMVQAIGTGLGEETFNVDKLRYHKIIIMTDADVDGSHIQTLLLTFFCRYMKELIEQGVLYLAQPPLYKIKAGKIERYAFNEQERDQILSEIGDKKGIYIQRYKGLGEMNPEQLSVTTMNPANRILKRVTMEDVVEADQIFTMLMGEEVEPRRKFIEENAYLVKELDV
- a CDS encoding adenylosuccinate synthase, encoding MSNRVVVGAQWGDEGKAKIVDFLTEEADLVIRFQGGANAGHTVEVGDQKFIFHLIPAGIMHPGKQCVIGNGVVLDPAQVLNEIDEVRAKGIDMDGRLWIAENAQVVLPYHKVMDQLKEKAAGAAAIGTTGRGIGPAYYDKVNRSGIRVADLLEEDGLRAQLIKQVAAHNEIIQKLYGGQALSLDAIFEDYRSLGKRLKPYVADTVAIVNSALRQKKRLIFEGAQGTVLDVDHGTYPFVTSSNTVAAAACIGSGVGPTAIDQVIGVVKAYTTRVGNGPFPTEEIGDVGKELRLIGHEYGATTGRERRCGWFDAVLVRRAAMVNGLTHLAITKMDVMDGFDEIKVCIAYEIDGRRIEQFPSQISVLEKVKPVYETLPGWKAPTVGVTEWQALPAKAKQYLERVAGLLDVPIGLISLGPKRHQTVRMEM
- a CDS encoding Crp/Fnr family transcriptional regulator, with translation MALKNELLRGVDLFSALDDAQVDTLASMIIEKGFKKGEIILMEDDDTSQSLFIIAKGEVKVVLTAEDGREAILASLKEGDFFGEMSLLDGEPRSATVRAVEDSRLLTIRREDFLSALRKQPDLALTLLGEMSKRLRRSNRQISSLALMRVYGRVAATLLQLMEERGMRTKSKDGQSIIVVKDRPTQQFIADMSGTTRETVSRVLNYFQKKGYIVLDGKDLLILQEEELKT
- a CDS encoding PASTA domain-containing protein; protein product: MLARFFSRPFFLAVLLWGFVGVVLYLLINLLVMPYMAGKFKGTVKVPALVRLPPDQAKSILDKNELIYMLDSTGDYSTDVAAGRILTQYPEAGTEVKHGRRIWVKISKGLKSVELPALRGLSMRQAEITLQQLGLKVGRVREVRNTTIPAGAVIGTSPAKGANLEKGREVNIELSQGTEALPAGMPSLQGQPLSRAKERIKDLGLKLGKVAYKRDPKNLPGTVLSQSPAAGADYKGRAVDLVVSK